The following proteins come from a genomic window of Panicum hallii strain FIL2 chromosome 8, PHallii_v3.1, whole genome shotgun sequence:
- the LOC112902397 gene encoding non-lysosomal glucosylceramidase isoform X1, with protein MVENGADEQPKGVSWNSPPAHVNGDEEKVYPGQLPVLTWKHKLTHVRHNLPSFRLTWREMRQLAGIGLRLGRHILEETSKGRTAVIDPMKKRIAKSGQGVPLGGIGAGSIGRSYTGNFQRWQLFPGTCEDKPVLANQFSAFISHQDGRKYSTVLHPGKPDLPKGSDISGIGSWDWNMTGQHSTYHALYPRAWTVYDGEPDPELNIVCRQISPIIPHNYQQSSYPAAVFTFTVTNSGHTAADVTLLFTWANSVGGKSDLTGYHSNSSMIEKDGVHGILLHHSRTADGQPPITFAIAAQEREDIHISECPYFVISGSSDGFTAKDMWNSVKEHGSFDHLDPIKTSMCSKPGSSIGAAIAASLKIAPKATQDVSFSLAWACPEVKFSSGKTYHRRYTKFYGTDVDSAASLAHDAILEHTSWERLIEDWQDPILQDKRFPAWYPVTLFNELYYLNAGGTIWTDGLPPIQSLTGIGGKKFSLDMLNDDDVNEMVQQNNTASDILNRMASVLERMHASIASNSAMGTTLLNGEENIGQFLYLEGIEYYMWNTYDVHFYASFSLVMLFPKLQLSVQRDFAAAVMMHDPEKLRILHDGKWAARKVLGAVPHDLGLYDPWFKVNAYTLYNTDRWKDLNPKFVLQVYRDVVATGDKSFARAVWPSVYMAMAYMEQFDKDKDGMIENEDFPDQTYDVWSMAGISAYCGGLWVAALQAASALAREVGDKASEKLFWDKYEKAKSVYSKLWNGSYFNYDDGDNKMSTSIHADQLAGQWYAKACGLCPIVDKDKAQSALEKIYSFNVMKFKDGTRGAMNGMWPDGTLDMSAMQSREIWPGVTYALAATMIQEGMVEQGFKTAEGIYHAAWSPEGLGYSFQTPEAWNNDGEYRSLCYMRPLAIWAIQWALSNPKLHNTPQTDIPQGSFPKTQISYARIAKLLQLPEDESSKSFVRVVYEILRSRFRS; from the exons ATGGTAGAGAATGGTGCGGATGAGCAACCAAAAGGGGTGTCTTGGAATAGTCCACCTGCTCATGTGAATGGTGATGAG GAAAAGGTTTATCCTGGACAGCTGCCAGTGTTGACCTGGAAACACAAGCTAACTCATGTTAGACATAATTTGCCATCATTCAGACTCACATGGAGAGAGATGAGGCAGCTG GCTGGCATTGGTCTTCGTCTTGGTCGACATATCCTTGAAGAAACTTCAAAAGGACGA ACTGCTGTTATTGATCCTATGAAAAAGCGAATTGCAAAATCCGGTCAGGGTGTTCCACTTGGTGGCATTGG TGCAGGAAGTATTGGAAGAAGCTACACAGGTAACTTCCAACGTTGGCAATTGTTTCCTGGAACTTGTGAAGATAAACCTGTACTGGCAAATCAATTTTCT GCCTTCATTTCCCACCAAGATGGTAGAAAATATTCCACAGTGTTGCATCCTGGGAAACCAGATTTACCGAA AGGAAGTGACATTTCAGGAATTGGATCCTGGGACTGGAATATGACTGGACAACATTCTACTTATCATGCACTTTACCCTAGGGCCTGGACAGTATATGATG GAGAACCTGATCCTGAGCTCAACATAGTATGCCGTCAGATTTCTCCTATCATTCCACACAATTATCAACAGAGCAGCTATCCAGCTGCAGTATTCACTTTCACA GTAACTAATTCAGGACATACAGCTGCTGATGTGACTTTGCTTTTTACATGGGCT AACTCTGTTGGTGGAAAGTCTGATCTCACGGGATATCATTCCAACTCCAGTATGAT AGAAAAGGATGGCGTTCATGGCATACTGTTACATCACAG CAGAACAGCAGATGGTCAACCACCTATAACTTTTGCAATAGCTGCACAGGAGAGAGAGGATATTCATATCTCTGAATGTCCTTACTTCGTAATATCTGGGAGCTCAGATGGATTCACAGCAAAAGATATGTGGAATTCTGTGAAAGAG CATGGATCTTTTGATCATCTTGATCCCATAAAAACTTCGATGTGCTCCAAGCCAGGATCGTCAATAGGGGCAGCTATTGCTGCTTCTCTTAAGATTGCTCCCAAGGCAACCCAGGATGTTTCATTTTCACTTGCATGGGCTTGTCCTGAAGTAAAGTTCTCCAGTGGGAAAACATATCATAG GCGTTACACCAAGTTTTATGGAACAGATGTTGATTCAGCAGCAAGCCTTGCTCATGATGCCATTCTTG AACATACTTCCTGGGAGAGGCTGATTGAGGACTGGCAGGATCCTATTTTGCAAGACAAGAGGTTCCCTGCATG GTATCCAGTTACACTTTTCAATGAACTATATTATCTTAATGCTGGAGGAACAATATGGACAG ATGGATTGCCGCCAATTCAAAGCTTGACAGGAATTGGTGGTAAAAAATTTTCTCTTGACATGTTAAACGATGATGATGTCAATGAGATGGTCCAACAGAATAATACTGCTTCTGACATTCTTAATAGAATGGCATCAGTACTTGAGAGGATGCATGCATCTATTGCATCGAATTCAGCTATGGGAACAACTTTGCTTAATGGTGAAGAGAACATTGGCCAATTTCTGTACCTTGAGGGCATTGAGTATTACATGTGGAACACATATGATGTCCACTTTTATGCATCATTTTCACTTGTCATGTTGTTTCCAAAACTTCAACTTAGTGTTCAGAGAGACTTTGCTGCTGCTGTCATGATGCATGATCCTGAAAAGCTCAGGATCTTGCATGATGGGAAATGGGCTGCAAGAAAAGTTCTTGGTGCTGTTCCTCATGATCTTGGGTTATATGACCCGTGGTTCAAAGTGAATGCATATACACTCTATAATACTGATcgctggaaagatttgaatccaaAGTTTGTGCTGCAAGTTTATAGAGATGTTGTGGCCACAGGGGATAAATCCTTTGCCCGAGCTGTTTGGCCATCAGTTTATATGGCAATGGCATATATGGAGCAATTTGACAAGGATAAAGATGGGATGATTGAAAATGAGGATTTCCCAGATCAAACATATGATGTGTGGTCGATGGCTGGTATAAGTGCGTACTGCGGTGGTCTTTGGGTTGCTGCTCTTCAGGCTGCATCAGCCTTAGCACGGGAAGTTGGTGACAAAGCTTCTGAAAAGCTTTTTTGGGACAAATATGAGAAGGCCAAGTCTGTCTATAGCAAGTTATGGAATGGTTCGTACTTCAATTATGATGATGGTGACAACAAAATGAGCACATCTATCCATGCAGATCAATTGGCTGGACAGTG GTATGCCAAAGCCTGTGGTCTCTGCCCAATTGTTGACAAGGATAAGGCACAAAGTGCATTAGAAAAGATATATTCTTTCAATGTGATGAAGTTTAAGGATGGTACAAGGGGAGCGATGAACGGGATGTGGCCAGATGGCACACTGGACATGTCTGCAATGCAGTCTAGGGAGATATGGCCAGGTGTGACATATGCACTAGCTGCGACCATGATTCAAGAAGGCATGGTAGAGCAGGGGTTTAAAACAGCTGAAGGGATCTATCATGCTGCCTGGTCTCCAGAAGGACTTGG ATACTCATTCCAAACTCCTGAAGCTTGGAACAATGACGGCGAGTACCGGTCCCTGTGCTACATGCGCCCGCTTGCCATATGGGCGATACAGTGGGCGCTGTCAAACCCGAAGCTCCACAATACTCCTCAGACAGATATACCCCAGGGTTCTTTCCCCAAGACCCAGATCTCTTATGCGCGAATCGCAAAGCTCCTGCAGTTGCCTGAAGACGAATCGTCAAAGAGCTTCGTTCGGGTGGTGTATGAGATCCTCCGGAGCAGGTTTAGGTCCTGA
- the LOC112902397 gene encoding non-lysosomal glucosylceramidase isoform X2 — protein sequence MVENGADEQPKGVSWNSPPAHVNGDEEKVYPGQLPVLTWKHKLTHVRHNLPSFRLTWREMRQLAGIGLRLGRHILEETSKGRTAVIDPMKKRIAKSGQGVPLGGIGAGSIGRSYTGNFQRWQLFPGTCEDKPVLANQFSAFISHQDGRKYSTVLHPGKPDLPKGSDISGIGSWDWNMTGQHSTYHALYPRAWTVYDGEPDPELNIVCRQISPIIPHNYQQSSYPAAVFTFTVTNSGHTAADVTLLFTWANSVGGKSDLTGYHSNSSMIEKDGVHGILLHHRTADGQPPITFAIAAQEREDIHISECPYFVISGSSDGFTAKDMWNSVKEHGSFDHLDPIKTSMCSKPGSSIGAAIAASLKIAPKATQDVSFSLAWACPEVKFSSGKTYHRRYTKFYGTDVDSAASLAHDAILEHTSWERLIEDWQDPILQDKRFPAWYPVTLFNELYYLNAGGTIWTDGLPPIQSLTGIGGKKFSLDMLNDDDVNEMVQQNNTASDILNRMASVLERMHASIASNSAMGTTLLNGEENIGQFLYLEGIEYYMWNTYDVHFYASFSLVMLFPKLQLSVQRDFAAAVMMHDPEKLRILHDGKWAARKVLGAVPHDLGLYDPWFKVNAYTLYNTDRWKDLNPKFVLQVYRDVVATGDKSFARAVWPSVYMAMAYMEQFDKDKDGMIENEDFPDQTYDVWSMAGISAYCGGLWVAALQAASALAREVGDKASEKLFWDKYEKAKSVYSKLWNGSYFNYDDGDNKMSTSIHADQLAGQWYAKACGLCPIVDKDKAQSALEKIYSFNVMKFKDGTRGAMNGMWPDGTLDMSAMQSREIWPGVTYALAATMIQEGMVEQGFKTAEGIYHAAWSPEGLGYSFQTPEAWNNDGEYRSLCYMRPLAIWAIQWALSNPKLHNTPQTDIPQGSFPKTQISYARIAKLLQLPEDESSKSFVRVVYEILRSRFRS from the exons ATGGTAGAGAATGGTGCGGATGAGCAACCAAAAGGGGTGTCTTGGAATAGTCCACCTGCTCATGTGAATGGTGATGAG GAAAAGGTTTATCCTGGACAGCTGCCAGTGTTGACCTGGAAACACAAGCTAACTCATGTTAGACATAATTTGCCATCATTCAGACTCACATGGAGAGAGATGAGGCAGCTG GCTGGCATTGGTCTTCGTCTTGGTCGACATATCCTTGAAGAAACTTCAAAAGGACGA ACTGCTGTTATTGATCCTATGAAAAAGCGAATTGCAAAATCCGGTCAGGGTGTTCCACTTGGTGGCATTGG TGCAGGAAGTATTGGAAGAAGCTACACAGGTAACTTCCAACGTTGGCAATTGTTTCCTGGAACTTGTGAAGATAAACCTGTACTGGCAAATCAATTTTCT GCCTTCATTTCCCACCAAGATGGTAGAAAATATTCCACAGTGTTGCATCCTGGGAAACCAGATTTACCGAA AGGAAGTGACATTTCAGGAATTGGATCCTGGGACTGGAATATGACTGGACAACATTCTACTTATCATGCACTTTACCCTAGGGCCTGGACAGTATATGATG GAGAACCTGATCCTGAGCTCAACATAGTATGCCGTCAGATTTCTCCTATCATTCCACACAATTATCAACAGAGCAGCTATCCAGCTGCAGTATTCACTTTCACA GTAACTAATTCAGGACATACAGCTGCTGATGTGACTTTGCTTTTTACATGGGCT AACTCTGTTGGTGGAAAGTCTGATCTCACGGGATATCATTCCAACTCCAGTATGAT AGAAAAGGATGGCGTTCATGGCATACTGTTACATCACAG AACAGCAGATGGTCAACCACCTATAACTTTTGCAATAGCTGCACAGGAGAGAGAGGATATTCATATCTCTGAATGTCCTTACTTCGTAATATCTGGGAGCTCAGATGGATTCACAGCAAAAGATATGTGGAATTCTGTGAAAGAG CATGGATCTTTTGATCATCTTGATCCCATAAAAACTTCGATGTGCTCCAAGCCAGGATCGTCAATAGGGGCAGCTATTGCTGCTTCTCTTAAGATTGCTCCCAAGGCAACCCAGGATGTTTCATTTTCACTTGCATGGGCTTGTCCTGAAGTAAAGTTCTCCAGTGGGAAAACATATCATAG GCGTTACACCAAGTTTTATGGAACAGATGTTGATTCAGCAGCAAGCCTTGCTCATGATGCCATTCTTG AACATACTTCCTGGGAGAGGCTGATTGAGGACTGGCAGGATCCTATTTTGCAAGACAAGAGGTTCCCTGCATG GTATCCAGTTACACTTTTCAATGAACTATATTATCTTAATGCTGGAGGAACAATATGGACAG ATGGATTGCCGCCAATTCAAAGCTTGACAGGAATTGGTGGTAAAAAATTTTCTCTTGACATGTTAAACGATGATGATGTCAATGAGATGGTCCAACAGAATAATACTGCTTCTGACATTCTTAATAGAATGGCATCAGTACTTGAGAGGATGCATGCATCTATTGCATCGAATTCAGCTATGGGAACAACTTTGCTTAATGGTGAAGAGAACATTGGCCAATTTCTGTACCTTGAGGGCATTGAGTATTACATGTGGAACACATATGATGTCCACTTTTATGCATCATTTTCACTTGTCATGTTGTTTCCAAAACTTCAACTTAGTGTTCAGAGAGACTTTGCTGCTGCTGTCATGATGCATGATCCTGAAAAGCTCAGGATCTTGCATGATGGGAAATGGGCTGCAAGAAAAGTTCTTGGTGCTGTTCCTCATGATCTTGGGTTATATGACCCGTGGTTCAAAGTGAATGCATATACACTCTATAATACTGATcgctggaaagatttgaatccaaAGTTTGTGCTGCAAGTTTATAGAGATGTTGTGGCCACAGGGGATAAATCCTTTGCCCGAGCTGTTTGGCCATCAGTTTATATGGCAATGGCATATATGGAGCAATTTGACAAGGATAAAGATGGGATGATTGAAAATGAGGATTTCCCAGATCAAACATATGATGTGTGGTCGATGGCTGGTATAAGTGCGTACTGCGGTGGTCTTTGGGTTGCTGCTCTTCAGGCTGCATCAGCCTTAGCACGGGAAGTTGGTGACAAAGCTTCTGAAAAGCTTTTTTGGGACAAATATGAGAAGGCCAAGTCTGTCTATAGCAAGTTATGGAATGGTTCGTACTTCAATTATGATGATGGTGACAACAAAATGAGCACATCTATCCATGCAGATCAATTGGCTGGACAGTG GTATGCCAAAGCCTGTGGTCTCTGCCCAATTGTTGACAAGGATAAGGCACAAAGTGCATTAGAAAAGATATATTCTTTCAATGTGATGAAGTTTAAGGATGGTACAAGGGGAGCGATGAACGGGATGTGGCCAGATGGCACACTGGACATGTCTGCAATGCAGTCTAGGGAGATATGGCCAGGTGTGACATATGCACTAGCTGCGACCATGATTCAAGAAGGCATGGTAGAGCAGGGGTTTAAAACAGCTGAAGGGATCTATCATGCTGCCTGGTCTCCAGAAGGACTTGG ATACTCATTCCAAACTCCTGAAGCTTGGAACAATGACGGCGAGTACCGGTCCCTGTGCTACATGCGCCCGCTTGCCATATGGGCGATACAGTGGGCGCTGTCAAACCCGAAGCTCCACAATACTCCTCAGACAGATATACCCCAGGGTTCTTTCCCCAAGACCCAGATCTCTTATGCGCGAATCGCAAAGCTCCTGCAGTTGCCTGAAGACGAATCGTCAAAGAGCTTCGTTCGGGTGGTGTATGAGATCCTCCGGAGCAGGTTTAGGTCCTGA
- the LOC112902397 gene encoding non-lysosomal glucosylceramidase isoform X9, with product MTGQHSTYHALYPRAWTVYDGEPDPELNIVCRQISPIIPHNYQQSSYPAAVFTFTVTNSGHTAADVTLLFTWANSVGGKSDLTGYHSNSSMIEKDGVHGILLHHSRTADGQPPITFAIAAQEREDIHISECPYFVISGSSDGFTAKDMWNSVKEHGSFDHLDPIKTSMCSKPGSSIGAAIAASLKIAPKATQDVSFSLAWACPEVKFSSGKTYHRRYTKFYGTDVDSAASLAHDAILEHTSWERLIEDWQDPILQDKRFPAWYPVTLFNELYYLNAGGTIWTDGLPPIQSLTGIGGKKFSLDMLNDDDVNEMVQQNNTASDILNRMASVLERMHASIASNSAMGTTLLNGEENIGQFLYLEGIEYYMWNTYDVHFYASFSLVMLFPKLQLSVQRDFAAAVMMHDPEKLRILHDGKWAARKVLGAVPHDLGLYDPWFKVNAYTLYNTDRWKDLNPKFVLQVYRDVVATGDKSFARAVWPSVYMAMAYMEQFDKDKDGMIENEDFPDQTYDVWSMAGISAYCGGLWVAALQAASALAREVGDKASEKLFWDKYEKAKSVYSKLWNGSYFNYDDGDNKMSTSIHADQLAGQWYAKACGLCPIVDKDKAQSALEKIYSFNVMKFKDGTRGAMNGMWPDGTLDMSAMQSREIWPGVTYALAATMIQEGMVEQGFKTAEGIYHAAWSPEGLGYSFQTPEAWNNDGEYRSLCYMRPLAIWAIQWALSNPKLHNTPQTDIPQGSFPKTQISYARIAKLLQLPEDESSKSFVRVVYEILRSRFRS from the exons ATGACTGGACAACATTCTACTTATCATGCACTTTACCCTAGGGCCTGGACAGTATATGATG GAGAACCTGATCCTGAGCTCAACATAGTATGCCGTCAGATTTCTCCTATCATTCCACACAATTATCAACAGAGCAGCTATCCAGCTGCAGTATTCACTTTCACA GTAACTAATTCAGGACATACAGCTGCTGATGTGACTTTGCTTTTTACATGGGCT AACTCTGTTGGTGGAAAGTCTGATCTCACGGGATATCATTCCAACTCCAGTATGAT AGAAAAGGATGGCGTTCATGGCATACTGTTACATCACAG CAGAACAGCAGATGGTCAACCACCTATAACTTTTGCAATAGCTGCACAGGAGAGAGAGGATATTCATATCTCTGAATGTCCTTACTTCGTAATATCTGGGAGCTCAGATGGATTCACAGCAAAAGATATGTGGAATTCTGTGAAAGAG CATGGATCTTTTGATCATCTTGATCCCATAAAAACTTCGATGTGCTCCAAGCCAGGATCGTCAATAGGGGCAGCTATTGCTGCTTCTCTTAAGATTGCTCCCAAGGCAACCCAGGATGTTTCATTTTCACTTGCATGGGCTTGTCCTGAAGTAAAGTTCTCCAGTGGGAAAACATATCATAG GCGTTACACCAAGTTTTATGGAACAGATGTTGATTCAGCAGCAAGCCTTGCTCATGATGCCATTCTTG AACATACTTCCTGGGAGAGGCTGATTGAGGACTGGCAGGATCCTATTTTGCAAGACAAGAGGTTCCCTGCATG GTATCCAGTTACACTTTTCAATGAACTATATTATCTTAATGCTGGAGGAACAATATGGACAG ATGGATTGCCGCCAATTCAAAGCTTGACAGGAATTGGTGGTAAAAAATTTTCTCTTGACATGTTAAACGATGATGATGTCAATGAGATGGTCCAACAGAATAATACTGCTTCTGACATTCTTAATAGAATGGCATCAGTACTTGAGAGGATGCATGCATCTATTGCATCGAATTCAGCTATGGGAACAACTTTGCTTAATGGTGAAGAGAACATTGGCCAATTTCTGTACCTTGAGGGCATTGAGTATTACATGTGGAACACATATGATGTCCACTTTTATGCATCATTTTCACTTGTCATGTTGTTTCCAAAACTTCAACTTAGTGTTCAGAGAGACTTTGCTGCTGCTGTCATGATGCATGATCCTGAAAAGCTCAGGATCTTGCATGATGGGAAATGGGCTGCAAGAAAAGTTCTTGGTGCTGTTCCTCATGATCTTGGGTTATATGACCCGTGGTTCAAAGTGAATGCATATACACTCTATAATACTGATcgctggaaagatttgaatccaaAGTTTGTGCTGCAAGTTTATAGAGATGTTGTGGCCACAGGGGATAAATCCTTTGCCCGAGCTGTTTGGCCATCAGTTTATATGGCAATGGCATATATGGAGCAATTTGACAAGGATAAAGATGGGATGATTGAAAATGAGGATTTCCCAGATCAAACATATGATGTGTGGTCGATGGCTGGTATAAGTGCGTACTGCGGTGGTCTTTGGGTTGCTGCTCTTCAGGCTGCATCAGCCTTAGCACGGGAAGTTGGTGACAAAGCTTCTGAAAAGCTTTTTTGGGACAAATATGAGAAGGCCAAGTCTGTCTATAGCAAGTTATGGAATGGTTCGTACTTCAATTATGATGATGGTGACAACAAAATGAGCACATCTATCCATGCAGATCAATTGGCTGGACAGTG GTATGCCAAAGCCTGTGGTCTCTGCCCAATTGTTGACAAGGATAAGGCACAAAGTGCATTAGAAAAGATATATTCTTTCAATGTGATGAAGTTTAAGGATGGTACAAGGGGAGCGATGAACGGGATGTGGCCAGATGGCACACTGGACATGTCTGCAATGCAGTCTAGGGAGATATGGCCAGGTGTGACATATGCACTAGCTGCGACCATGATTCAAGAAGGCATGGTAGAGCAGGGGTTTAAAACAGCTGAAGGGATCTATCATGCTGCCTGGTCTCCAGAAGGACTTGG ATACTCATTCCAAACTCCTGAAGCTTGGAACAATGACGGCGAGTACCGGTCCCTGTGCTACATGCGCCCGCTTGCCATATGGGCGATACAGTGGGCGCTGTCAAACCCGAAGCTCCACAATACTCCTCAGACAGATATACCCCAGGGTTCTTTCCCCAAGACCCAGATCTCTTATGCGCGAATCGCAAAGCTCCTGCAGTTGCCTGAAGACGAATCGTCAAAGAGCTTCGTTCGGGTGGTGTATGAGATCCTCCGGAGCAGGTTTAGGTCCTGA
- the LOC112902397 gene encoding non-lysosomal glucosylceramidase isoform X8, whose protein sequence is MVENIPQCCILGNQIYRRIGSWDWNMTGQHSTYHALYPRAWTVYDEPDPELNIVCRQISPIIPHNYQQSSYPAAVFTFTVTNSGHTAADVTLLFTWANSVGGKSDLTGYHSNSSMIEKDGVHGILLHHSRTADGQPPITFAIAAQEREDIHISECPYFVISGSSDGFTAKDMWNSVKEHGSFDHLDPIKTSMCSKPGSSIGAAIAASLKIAPKATQDVSFSLAWACPEVKFSSGKTYHRRYTKFYGTDVDSAASLAHDAILEHTSWERLIEDWQDPILQDKRFPAWYPVTLFNELYYLNAGGTIWTDGLPPIQSLTGIGGKKFSLDMLNDDDVNEMVQQNNTASDILNRMASVLERMHASIASNSAMGTTLLNGEENIGQFLYLEGIEYYMWNTYDVHFYASFSLVMLFPKLQLSVQRDFAAAVMMHDPEKLRILHDGKWAARKVLGAVPHDLGLYDPWFKVNAYTLYNTDRWKDLNPKFVLQVYRDVVATGDKSFARAVWPSVYMAMAYMEQFDKDKDGMIENEDFPDQTYDVWSMAGISAYCGGLWVAALQAASALAREVGDKASEKLFWDKYEKAKSVYSKLWNGSYFNYDDGDNKMSTSIHADQLAGQWYAKACGLCPIVDKDKAQSALEKIYSFNVMKFKDGTRGAMNGMWPDGTLDMSAMQSREIWPGVTYALAATMIQEGMVEQGFKTAEGIYHAAWSPEGLGYSFQTPEAWNNDGEYRSLCYMRPLAIWAIQWALSNPKLHNTPQTDIPQGSFPKTQISYARIAKLLQLPEDESSKSFVRVVYEILRSRFRS, encoded by the exons ATGGTAGAAAATATTCCACAGTGTTGCATCCTGGGAAACCAGATTTACCGAA GAATTGGATCCTGGGACTGGAATATGACTGGACAACATTCTACTTATCATGCACTTTACCCTAGGGCCTGGACAGTATATGATG AACCTGATCCTGAGCTCAACATAGTATGCCGTCAGATTTCTCCTATCATTCCACACAATTATCAACAGAGCAGCTATCCAGCTGCAGTATTCACTTTCACA GTAACTAATTCAGGACATACAGCTGCTGATGTGACTTTGCTTTTTACATGGGCT AACTCTGTTGGTGGAAAGTCTGATCTCACGGGATATCATTCCAACTCCAGTATGAT AGAAAAGGATGGCGTTCATGGCATACTGTTACATCACAG CAGAACAGCAGATGGTCAACCACCTATAACTTTTGCAATAGCTGCACAGGAGAGAGAGGATATTCATATCTCTGAATGTCCTTACTTCGTAATATCTGGGAGCTCAGATGGATTCACAGCAAAAGATATGTGGAATTCTGTGAAAGAG CATGGATCTTTTGATCATCTTGATCCCATAAAAACTTCGATGTGCTCCAAGCCAGGATCGTCAATAGGGGCAGCTATTGCTGCTTCTCTTAAGATTGCTCCCAAGGCAACCCAGGATGTTTCATTTTCACTTGCATGGGCTTGTCCTGAAGTAAAGTTCTCCAGTGGGAAAACATATCATAG GCGTTACACCAAGTTTTATGGAACAGATGTTGATTCAGCAGCAAGCCTTGCTCATGATGCCATTCTTG AACATACTTCCTGGGAGAGGCTGATTGAGGACTGGCAGGATCCTATTTTGCAAGACAAGAGGTTCCCTGCATG GTATCCAGTTACACTTTTCAATGAACTATATTATCTTAATGCTGGAGGAACAATATGGACAG ATGGATTGCCGCCAATTCAAAGCTTGACAGGAATTGGTGGTAAAAAATTTTCTCTTGACATGTTAAACGATGATGATGTCAATGAGATGGTCCAACAGAATAATACTGCTTCTGACATTCTTAATAGAATGGCATCAGTACTTGAGAGGATGCATGCATCTATTGCATCGAATTCAGCTATGGGAACAACTTTGCTTAATGGTGAAGAGAACATTGGCCAATTTCTGTACCTTGAGGGCATTGAGTATTACATGTGGAACACATATGATGTCCACTTTTATGCATCATTTTCACTTGTCATGTTGTTTCCAAAACTTCAACTTAGTGTTCAGAGAGACTTTGCTGCTGCTGTCATGATGCATGATCCTGAAAAGCTCAGGATCTTGCATGATGGGAAATGGGCTGCAAGAAAAGTTCTTGGTGCTGTTCCTCATGATCTTGGGTTATATGACCCGTGGTTCAAAGTGAATGCATATACACTCTATAATACTGATcgctggaaagatttgaatccaaAGTTTGTGCTGCAAGTTTATAGAGATGTTGTGGCCACAGGGGATAAATCCTTTGCCCGAGCTGTTTGGCCATCAGTTTATATGGCAATGGCATATATGGAGCAATTTGACAAGGATAAAGATGGGATGATTGAAAATGAGGATTTCCCAGATCAAACATATGATGTGTGGTCGATGGCTGGTATAAGTGCGTACTGCGGTGGTCTTTGGGTTGCTGCTCTTCAGGCTGCATCAGCCTTAGCACGGGAAGTTGGTGACAAAGCTTCTGAAAAGCTTTTTTGGGACAAATATGAGAAGGCCAAGTCTGTCTATAGCAAGTTATGGAATGGTTCGTACTTCAATTATGATGATGGTGACAACAAAATGAGCACATCTATCCATGCAGATCAATTGGCTGGACAGTG GTATGCCAAAGCCTGTGGTCTCTGCCCAATTGTTGACAAGGATAAGGCACAAAGTGCATTAGAAAAGATATATTCTTTCAATGTGATGAAGTTTAAGGATGGTACAAGGGGAGCGATGAACGGGATGTGGCCAGATGGCACACTGGACATGTCTGCAATGCAGTCTAGGGAGATATGGCCAGGTGTGACATATGCACTAGCTGCGACCATGATTCAAGAAGGCATGGTAGAGCAGGGGTTTAAAACAGCTGAAGGGATCTATCATGCTGCCTGGTCTCCAGAAGGACTTGG ATACTCATTCCAAACTCCTGAAGCTTGGAACAATGACGGCGAGTACCGGTCCCTGTGCTACATGCGCCCGCTTGCCATATGGGCGATACAGTGGGCGCTGTCAAACCCGAAGCTCCACAATACTCCTCAGACAGATATACCCCAGGGTTCTTTCCCCAAGACCCAGATCTCTTATGCGCGAATCGCAAAGCTCCTGCAGTTGCCTGAAGACGAATCGTCAAAGAGCTTCGTTCGGGTGGTGTATGAGATCCTCCGGAGCAGGTTTAGGTCCTGA